ttgttctccgccgtgcgttcactccccgtgaaagacgcgcccctcgcgccctttcactcgcacatacagcgttcggcgcgcggcgacgatttcttctccaaatgacgtcatacggaacctcacggcgacggcgacgccgacggcagaaatctgcttttgagtgtccatataattgctatcgcaataaaacgttgcgaggcgagtaggtggtaaagacttccgacgctgctcgacgagtttcccgttctgatctcgtcgaaaacctccgagccgcccccagaagccCTGGCAACAGTTCCCagtgccgcgcgcgttcggtgcgaacgcgggcaaaacggcgacggcgtcgacaacagttctgcgcgttgctggtgctgctgcatgtccaagtttatacagctgataaaactactatcctcactccgtatagctctctactaagttgctatcgcaattgatgcttcgccttcccggtgaaactgcgacatttttctctCGTGCTCACAACTAAGAGATGATATAATACTCATATTATCAGCAGCTAGTGTAAAAACTAGACCGAGTTCCAGGACGTTATGGCTATAGCAATGAATGTTAaagcaaaaaataagaaaaaagtctGCGTCATTTTTGAGCAACCACTCGCAGCAATGCCGGCGATTGCGAATCCATAAAGTCGGACTCATGCAGTAATTGGCTCGTGTGCTGTGCACCGAACAACACCATCATATATGATATACAGTGACACGTAcacgggaaagaaaaaaatataggaAACTGAATTTATTTAATAATCCTTCTTGAATTCGACCAAGTACAAGAAAACAAACAGCGAATCAGACGCTCAGTCATCCGGTAAAGCGTCCGCGTACGCTCAGTAAAGCGACACACAAACAGAAAACAGCGCTGAGTGCTCGATTTGGCCACGTTGAGACACGTGATCAACAAGTGCGTGATGGCCAAACTGCAGTCAAAACAGGGAGATTGTGAGATATAGCTTGCATAGGATGTGCGCTGTACTGGCAGTGCACGCCTGTTATGTTGCGTCATGCATCCGTCGGAACGCCGGAAACGTTTCAGACTCGCTGTGAGTCAACATGTACGTAGACGTGCCGGGTACCCCTATCTCTGCCGGTAAACGCGCTGGTACTACAATCCCTTTCGCGCAGCTAAGGGCCGGAGTACGTATTTAGGGCCGGGAATTGGGTACTCTAAACAAACGCTGCAGCTATATAGCTGCTCAACTCCGTGCAGGTCTTGGGGAGTCCGTGACAGGAACAACGGAACGATCCGATTCCAGTGCCATTCCTTTTGCCCACCTTCTTCAATGGCAGAATAGGCACACCGCCGCCGTCATGGCCAGAAAATTTGCTGGTCGGCCAGCTCCAGGCGGACTATGACAGCAGAATGCGATCGTGTGAACGGAATCATTGCATTACACAATACCGGCTCACAAAACCTAGGTGACCCCAACCTCATCTGGGAACCACTTGACAAAGTTGTGGCGAACCGACCGAATGCACGGAAGTAAAGCTTGTTCTATTCTATTCATTCATCTAGTATATTCATTCTATGctgctttattcattcattcgctCTCCGATGTGAAAGAAGTGGTTTCTCGATGACCCCGAACATCGCTTGATTTCGACTGAGTTGAACGTCGCTGACTTCACGGCGTTTCTGCCCCATGTCGGCGCCATCGGCGACTCTATATACTTACAGCGACGTGAAGAAGACTTTGAGTAAAAGAAAACTCATCTAGTCAATAAGCCCGCATTGAGTGATATCGCTGGAAATTATCAGTATAGGCAATATTCAGTTCCAGCTCTATAGGCACATAAGGTCAGCTGGTTCAGTGAAACTAGTTTCTATTGGACATAGGAACAGGTGGTGTCTTTCTGGACGTGCCATCATcataaattgaaacgcgaacagaAAGTAACTGATCTGAATGCATGTTTAGTGTTCTAGTGCAAAGTGCAACCGCTCTGTAGCCGGTTGCTAAGCGCCTTGCATGTAGCCCCGAGTGTTCGTTTTGGAGTATGAATTGTCACTGTAACAAATGCAAGCGAACCTGGAAAACACGACAACGCATTTACGCCGTTTTCGATTTGTTAGCGTTTGAATTTATGCTGACGGTATACCTCAGCAGCTTACAGCAACACGACAAAATAAGTAACATCATAAATTTGTTACACAAATAGAAAATACAATTTGCATCTCACGATGACATGCTCTCGTGCTTGGACAAATAACGACACAGAAACGCTTTTTTTGTCGATTTTGTTGCGATACCCATGGACTTGTAGGTCAACTTAGCGTCAGAGTTGCACTTTACCATCGGCTGGCATGGGCGACGACGTGTACGGTGGGCGACTCAAAATGATGACAGCAGTGCAGTATGTTAGGGAGGCAACTTAGTAAGGCGCATGTCACTCAGTCATTTTGTCGGGTGCGTAAGTTGACACCAGAATGACCCTGCTACTTGCTCAGGATAAGCGCAGTCGTTCCATCAAATGACGCCACTTTAacaaaaaacaagcttcaaaCTTACAGTACAGTTTTCCTTTCATTCGTGTTTCTTTCTCCGTATGAGGTCTGCCGAAACAGCGAGAGCACAAATTATATGCAGTTAAACACAGGTTCTCATAACGTCAGCCAATCGGATTTCTTCTCGATAAAGACCACTGCCAAGTCGTTTCACCCCGAACAGCCACGATCATCATTATGTTAATGCTGCATCCACATTTTTTTAATCATGCCACTAACCATTACACTTGTGGAACGTTGCTCCATAATCCAGCCATCTCCGATGACCAGGGACTGTATGACAGAGGAATGTGCCCCCGCGAGAAATAAAAATAACGTTCAGGAAAACGTTTTAAGAAATTTGGTTATTTGTACCTAGGTGACACAAGAACGAGTAAATGCCAAAAATGCTGGAGTCAGCCACTGCGTGGGTCATTGAAATACGGAGCCTAATAAATGCTTCTAAAAAATGCACACTACCTTTAAGGAACTTCCATCGAAACTTGATATGTGCCATAAAACAATATTGCGTTGGAAACCGGAGAAAGGCTTGCCTCTTACGAAAATGGTAAAAAACTGGAGAGGATCCACTTTTCAGTGGGACAATTTAGTGCCTCAGTTCCTTGCGCCTCGATTCAATATTTGATTCCAGCACCAACAAGGTCCAGAGAACGTTATGTAAGGAACCACCGATAACTGAGAGACATGTGACATGACATCAGCAAAGATGACTACTGCGAACTAACGCTGTGTTAGGCAGTGGCTGTCAGGAGAATACCTAAGTGCAGCAGAACCAATTCGCATGGGGATGGAGGCGGGTATATGATTCAACTGGTCCCTAAATTTGGTATGAAATAATTGGAAAACAAATTGTCGCAGCGATATAGAACGTTGCCGTCCATCAGTCAACATAAGCTTCACTTGAGGTGCTTCGCGACAATGAATCTTTCCTTCTTtacgcgtagggtagcaaacaaaGCTCATACATAGTTAACCGCCTTAACTTGCCCTTTCCGTTTTCTTTCTATACAACGTGTAACTTACCTTCGGCAACCGGGCTAAGGTATCATATAATCCAAACAACACCGGAATCCAATCTCAGTGCCTTAGGCTGCTCACAAGACCAGTGGTGTCGTCGTAGAAGGAAAGAGGTCGCATCTATTTCCTGTGGTCCAGTACGTTTCACATGCATCACTGTCATGAAGGCGCGTGATTCGCACAATCGGAGCAAGCGCAAGGGAAACGAGGCTGTATATTAGCTGCGCACGTCCACATCTTCACGCTTTCAAGTTAGTcactctttttttcatttttttcccgcGAGCACTGTTCCGACAGACAATCGGTGAACTCGCGTAATTTGTTCCCCTACTAAATGTTCAGCAATTACGCAAATGGGTTGGTAGGTCAGTCGTGTTAGGGGCAACTTTGCAAAAGTTAGTCACATTACGCCACAGACAGGTTCTACACCACGTGCGCATGCTCGTTAGTGGTGAAtctctagaagaaaaaaaaaaacacatcgaTTGCGCCCAATTAGCGCGGCGAGGAGCACACGGATGTGAAAACGTCCGCTAATTGTGGCGTTTGTGAGTGTCCTTGTCACTTCACACGGACACACATACACAAGGACACCGAGGTATGGAGAGCTGAGTGCTCCTGAGTTTACATCACACGGGGCAGAACATCCCAGCATCTCGTGCCTCACGTATACGGACAGATGAACAGACAATGCCACACCTGTTTGCTGAAGTCACACGCACACACGCCTTCGTTCCACACAGGAGTTGCTGTCTCTTGGAGCAGTTTGCTCCGAGGAACCGATGCGGCCAGCAGTCTATTTAATGCATACACAGTGACGCACTGGATAAGGCGGACTACCCTGCGCTAGAAGCAGGATGATGGCGTGTATACGATGGCAATGTGTTCGGTGGGAAAGCCAATTTAGACACTACCGCAGCCCGGCCATGAACTTAGGCGTGAGCAAGACTACACATCCGCCGAGCGTCAGTGTTCAGTCTTCGCGCGATACTGTCACACTCAACAACTTTTTTTCCCCCATCAACTTTCAACTCTGCAGTGTAAACGAGAGCTCGTACTGACGAGTCAATCGACGAGCCTCAGGCGTTAGCTGCTTGGTCGACGTTGCCGTGCAGTTCTCATGTCGTTGCTCACAAATGGCGTCCTGTCGGCGTGATTGCGACATCACGACCGGTAACGCCACGCTCAGCCGTCCCTGATCCGTCGTATTCCTCAGCAGTGCGCACTCACATAAATTTTCACGTAACAAACAAACTTCGGTACACGATCCAAGAGTCGAACGTATGAGCGGCAACGTCGCCATGGGCGTAAAGTTTCCTTTCCTGAGATTGTTCCGCGGGCTTTGAAACAAAACACCGCTATAAACTTACGGCGAAGCTGGAGAGTTTTCAGtgcttcatctttctgttcctGTACGTCGAGAGAAACCTGCGGAGTACGAACGACTGCTTCGACTTGGCCTCATACGTCCTGAGCACGTAGTAGAGGTACGCCGCGATGCACGTAGTGCACAGGATGAGCAGCACGAAGGCGCCCACGCTGGCGGCTAGACCCGTAGCCGGAAGGCAGACGCCGTAGATGATCTCCTCGTAGCGACCGGTGAAGATGGCAGCATTGTCCCTGGTCACGTTGGGCAGGAAGGCCAAGTCGACGCCCGCGATGACTCTCAGCGAGCCGCGGACACCCAGCTGGTCGGACGAGCCGACGGCGTTGCGCTTGgtcttgagcgaacgcggaccATTAGGGAAGCGGCCGCTCATGAGCGTCACGGAAGCCTGGATGGGAACCTTGGAAACGTGCGTCGGGTCTGcggttgtcgtcgtcgtcgtcgtcgttgtggtCGACGGCGTTTCGGACTTGTTCGCGTCGTGCGTGGTCTCGGTCTCGGCCATAGCAGGAGGAGGTTCTGACGCGGTTTCGGAGACGGTGTCGACCCTGTCCTGGAAGATGTCAGGGCTGTTTGCACCCGGTCCAATCTTGGATATCGGGTACGGGTAGTGGGGTCTCGGGTGTCGGTACAGCTCACCAGTGGGGCCCGCCGGTGCCGGAGGCCGCGGTCTGATGGCACTGAACTTGCCGCCCCCAGGGGCGTTGCCGTCGGTTTCACTGAGGTCCTCTTTGACAGGGATGTGGACAGGGGCTCTAGAAGGTGGCGAATACGAGAAGAATACCGGCCTTGCCGAACTAGGATCGGGCGCATCGACCTTGTTTCCCTCAGAAATGAAGCCTTCCTGCGGAGGTGTCTGCGGGTACGGACGCACCGGTGGAGGCATGTTGAACGTGTCTCGAGACGTGGGCGTAAAATACCCCTCCCTCGCGCTCGTTGTCGTCGCTGTTGTCGTTGTGGCCGGCGTATTTGACGTCgtatcgtcgtcgtcttcgtacTCGACCTCCGTATGCGTCAACGCggacttcgtcgtcgtcgtggcaGGCTGTTCAGAACGTGGCGGCTGGACTCCCGCTGACTTGGGACCTTCGTAGTAAAGGGGCCGCATAGTGGGCTTGTCTTCAGGCTGAGCGGTGGCAGTGGATAGCTCAGAATTACTCGAGGACTGTTTCTGTGCGATGGATTCGAATTCCTTCCCGCTGGTTGTGTGAGAATCGCTTTCGTGCTGTGAAGGTGTCGTGGAAAACTGAGGTGGGTCCGTGGTGACGTCCTTGAGCGGGCCTTCCTGGAGTAACTGCTCATCCGCCTCTTCGTAAGAAGGGCGTCGGGGCATTACTTGTAGGTGGGGGCCCAGGGGCGGGTACGACAGATGCGGGGGAGGAGCCTGATGCACGGAGGCAATGTTGAGGGGGTGGAACTGGCCCGTGTGGACTCCCGGTGGTGTCGGTGGATCTGGGAATAGGTGCAGAGAGAACACAGCGCATGCTCAAGTTTCGCATATAAAAGCGCACTGCTGTTCCACTGCATAGCGTATGCATTTGACACCAACGCATCTTTGCACGAAAATTATGTTGTTCAAGCTCACGCGACGCAGTGAAGGTGGCTTTCTTTAGTTGCCTTGTCAGGTCTGTTTTGCTTAGCGCTGTTTATTTATGGATAAAAACGGCTTATTAGTgcttagtagtgaggatcaaACAGCGAATATcccagcaactttcggtttgcagatgacattgtcctgttcagcaacactggggaacatacccgccgtggttgctcagtggctgtggtgttgggctgctgagcacgaggtcgcgggatcgaatcccggccacggcggccgcatttcgatgggggcgaaatgcgaaaacacccgtgtacttagatttaggtgcacgttaaagaaccccacgtggtccaaatttccggagtcccccactacggcgtgcctcataatcagaactggttttggcacgtaaaaccccataattttttttaataattgtaacaaatgattgaggaccttaaacgagaaagtCTACGAGTATGGTCagatattaatatgcagaagacaaaggtaatgctcaattgcctgacaagggaacaagataTGCATTAGAATTAAAAGAGCGCGAATTGCATTCTGCCGatgcttacatatggggcagaaacatggaggttaacaaagaagctcgagaacaagttagggaccgcacaaagagcgatggagcgaaatatatataggcgtaacgttaagagacagggagagaacGGTGTCAATCAGAGAGCGAACACAGAttgccggtattctagttgacataaagagaaaaaaaaatggagggagTTCACTCGTTCTTTGCAGATCGATTGGTGTGATGAGAAAATCACCGCAATAGCTAATCGCGGAGGTCACCCACGTAAGAAAAGTGTCGTGAATACGGGTCACGATAGACGAAAAGGCGCACGTCTAAAGGACCTCTCCCAACGAGCCCATCGTTTTTCTATAGTTTCAGGGTTCTCAAGCATTGCTTAGTGCTCACAGTAATGGTCAGGCAGGACGTTGACCGACAGCAGGGGAAGACCAAATGGAATCGTATGACGCTGCACCGTGGGCTGGGTGACActgctgctctgctgctgagGTGGGGGCTGCGGTTGGTGTTTGACCGCGTGTACGGAACTGCCCGCGGCCACCCCTTCCCGTTGTGGATCAtggtgctgttgttgttgttgatgctgctgctgctgctgctgctgctgctgcgaggGCGCG
This genomic stretch from Dermacentor silvarum isolate Dsil-2018 chromosome 2, BIME_Dsil_1.4, whole genome shotgun sequence harbors:
- the LOC119440347 gene encoding uncharacterized protein LOC119440347 gives rise to the protein MRVPHASRWPPGRFAGEELEDSSSRAWKPPRRHYNGGTQDDDELQPPTGKQAAGMKRVEEEEGLRSLSLLPTCLRRSRSGAGTNGGVVHLTLGASSQTDPPWEGKDLSLPEPPSDLPRLIGVEVACGKRHMRVQLQFSAPFHGIVFSKGHHGQPECVYVGPRSGITAANFDVFYDRCGTKPDHHGSFYENTIVVQYGVDIIEAWDEAKRLRCEWHDAYEKSALRTPSIQLADLDVQELNFQGDSVGCWMEIQEGKGPWAKQVSSIVPLGSPLTMVIAINDRDKQFDMRVKSCAAHDGLRGPIQLTDDRGCVLRPKMLTAFMKVRDFSGKASVVAFSHFYAFKFPDTIEVQIQCVVEICRHGCPDDCPAHEQHPPHGGGGDLPPPNHLENQRPPERHQPRPPHHQRPPHYAASSSQHDQKLENAPSQQQQQQQQQHQQQQQHHDPQREGVAAGSSVHAVKHQPQPPPQQQSSSVTQPTVQRHTIPFGLPLLSVNVLPDHYYPPTPPGVHTGQFHPLNIASVHQAPPPHLSYPPLGPHLQVMPRRPSYEEADEQLLQEGPLKDVTTDPPQFSTTPSQHESDSHTTSGKEFESIAQKQSSSNSELSTATAQPEDKPTMRPLYYEGPKSAGVQPPRSEQPATTTTKSALTHTEVEYEDDDDTTSNTPATTTTATTTSAREGYFTPTSRDTFNMPPPVRPYPQTPPQEGFISEGNKVDAPDPSSARPVFFSYSPPSRAPVHIPVKEDLSETDGNAPGGGKFSAIRPRPPAPAGPTGELYRHPRPHYPYPISKIGPGANSPDIFQDRVDTVSETASEPPPAMAETETTHDANKSETPSTTTTTTTTTTADPTHVSKVPIQASVTLMSGRFPNGPRSLKTKRNAVGSSDQLGVRGSLRVIAGVDLAFLPNVTRDNAAIFTGRYEEIIYGVCLPATGLAASVGAFVLLILCTTCIAAYLYYVLRTYEAKSKQSFVLRRFLSTYRNRKMKH